GACGCTGATCGACCGCACCGACGGCTTCGCTCAAGACGGTACGATCGACCCGACGTCAAACATGTCCGGAGATCGTGTCTACGTCTTTCACGGTACGAGAGATTCCACCGTGAACAACCGGAACGGTGAGCAGGTCGTTGAATATTATCAAAATTATCTTTCTACCTCGGACATTGCAACGGAGTTTACCATTGCCGCTGAGCATTGCCAGGTATTTATTtgcaaaacgaagaaaaagaaataaagcaatttaaaaaaaattaatgcgATTAAAGCCGACCGATAATTTCGGTGGAGAATGCAACAGACAGAACACAGACAATTACATCAACGATTGCGATTACCGAGGAGCTTTCTTGGCGTTGAATCATCTCTACGGAGGGTCGCTGTTGCCCGACACGACTGCCGTTCCAGAATCCAACTTGTTCCAATTCGATCAAGCGGAATTCTTTGGCGGAAGGCCGGATAGCTATTCCATGGATTCCGTTGGTTACATTTACATTCCAACAGAATGCAAGGACCCGACGCGTTATTGTAAACTCCACGTCGTCCTCCACGGTTGCTTGCAAAGCAGGTATAAtgtatttttgattttaaatcgATACGGAGTGTGGGTGTGCAGTTGTTCGTTTCTCCGCGAATTCAAGGATTTCCGTCGAATGGTTtaacgtattttttttgttttgaaaacagCCAAGAGATTGGAGACGTGTTCGTGAAAAACGCTGGCTATTTGGAAGTAGCCGAAAGCAATGCAATTATCCTGTTGTTCCCGCAAGTCGTGAAGACGCCAGTGAGCAATCCCAATGCCTGCTTCGACTGGTGGGGGTAAGTGGTTACCTCTTTTGGTTTACGACGATAACAATCGTCtctttaaattaaataattttgcaAACAGATATGCTGGTAACGACTACGACCTCAAAACGGGGGTCCAAATGGACGCCATCTACCAAATGTGCAAGAGATTGGGCctctaaaagaaaatgttctcTTCCATTGTTTAACTAACGagcaaataataataaacatcACATCGTTCTATACTTTCATTATACAATTTAAAACAATGAGAAAAGAAGATTCAATTCTAATCTACAAAACCATATAGCCACGCCCATTCTCGAACATGTTGAAACGACAACATTCGGCTGCTGTTGAAACACAATAATCGTATACAAGCTATCGTGAGCAGACGTCATCACACGAATGTGAAATgatagtttaaaaaataaaccaagggtaaacaacatcaaatggaaacaaaaaaactgcttttttttacgtatcttgtttaacaaataaaaacgagAGCACCAAAGGGCGTTATCGTGAAGCCTCCTACCAGCCCTTCGCCAAACTATCCAAAAGGGCTATCAGTAAAGCTTGTTGATAAGAAGCTGGATTAGATTATCAAATATAGACGGACCCTTTTGCACgatgaatacaaaaaaaaaaaagcagggCACAATCGGGCTCGGGTATTTTCGTGTGCGTCACAGCGTATGCACGTTTGTTCAATTGAGAGCCGGGAT
This genomic stretch from Daphnia magna isolate NIES linkage group LG10, ASM2063170v1.1, whole genome shotgun sequence harbors:
- the LOC116932060 gene encoding uncharacterized protein LOC116932060, with the translated sequence MLKSAMIVVFLAQVSLGQIINLQPYAIEPGSLTVSGISAGAAMATQFHVAFSADVNGVGIFAGIPYGCAKGSLAVALNCMSSPYLTSVPTLIDRTDGFAQDGTIDPTSNMSGDRVYVFHGTRDSTVNNRNGEQVVEYYQNYLSTSDIATEFTIAAEHCQPTDNFGGECNRQNTDNYINDCDYRGAFLALNHLYGGSLLPDTTAVPESNLFQFDQAEFFGGRPDSYSMDSVGYIYIPTECKDPTRYCKLHVVLHGCLQSSQEIGDVFVKNAGYLEVAESNAIILLFPQVVKTPVSNPNACFDWWGYAGNDYDLKTGVQMDAIYQMCKRLGL